Below is a window of Humulus lupulus chromosome 2, drHumLupu1.1, whole genome shotgun sequence DNA.
AGACACTAACATTGATATTTGAATCAAagtacataacataacataacattttgattttgaaataatatctctattagaagatatactaTCAAGtattctatttaaattaaatgtgaAAGCAAAAGAAAAGCTAGTGCATGAACTGCATTATTCTCACCAAGATTAACATTGTTACtactaattaataaatatcttattatagtAGTAAGgccaaaaaagaagaagaagaagaatcctTATATTCTTTAATGTAGATTTTATGTTTGATTTTTGCTACTTATTTTTAAGAAGGTTAGAGTTGCATGTTTGTATTGTTATAGAACTAGAATTGATTTTATCCTTTGGAAGGGTGATTGGAAATTATATTCTCTACCTAGCtagctttaatatatatatatatatctgtatatgtgtatgtatgtatgtgtatGCACATTATATAGTGTTTTTATGTTACACGTATATGTATAGTGGAATGGAAAAGAGAAGAAAGCAACTAGCTGAAATGACCTCAGAAATTTATACTTTACAGAAATGAAAGATATGTCATTAAAGTTCTTTACTTACCTGAGAAAATTTAGCTTAATTGTATAGTATGCACTATGCACTTGATGTTAACCTATAAATAAACCTACCCTTTAAAAACAAGAGCTATTGCTTAGTGAATTGCAGACCAAATTAGCAATACAATTACAGACCAGGCCAGCAATAGTATGGGCCTACCATGCTCTaacccacatatatatatatagcctttTTCATTGTTCTTTTCCTTTTGTTCTATTATATTTTCTGTTcttgtttttatgtgttttttcttATAAGCAATAATGAGCCTTGatatgtctttttatttttgggTCTTGGCCCTGAATGACATTAATTGAGGATGCATAGTTTTGTTTTCCTGTGTGCATGGATGTGTGTGTCTTTTTCGGTCCATTGGATTCAAGATTGATATGACATTACTATGAATGCATAATTTGGACCCTTTAGAGAGATTTTTATGTTCCTCTTCTTTTCCATGTTATTAATATCTACTATAAAGGTAATGGAATAAAAAATGTACTTAATGCctcttttttattattgatatgagtATGATGCTTATTAGATACCTCTCATGTTCTGAAAAAGGGCATGTACTACTACTATATGTGTTGATCACTATATATCATGAAGGGTTTCTCAAATATCAAAATAGATATTAAGAAGagacagaaaaaaaaaagtttttaccCTAGAATTTTGAGCAGGTAAGATGCCAAAAGGATTGAACAGCAAAGGGTTTTCTGAAGTTACCTTAGTACATTGAATAATATCTacaaaaattatattgttgttCACTTGCTACATATATATAAGCTTGACTCGATTTAtgcatatacataaatatatatttttatatattatataatgacccatttattcatttttttttatttaaccaaGACAAGAACACTTGGTTAGAAAAGGGTCCTGCAAAATTGGTAGATCTAATACCAGTGAAGAAAAAAAAGGACCAAAAAAAAACTAGATCAAATCCAGGATTGAATGGGATAGTTACACTTGAAGGAGTTCACTCCACTAATATGAGCAAATATATCTGAGGAATCAACCATATCATCCTCCTCTTTCACAACAACCTGTACAAGACAATGAATTGATGTGAGATGACATGATTAAAATAGATAGCAAGGCAAATGGGCAATCTTTAGAAGAGGAAATTTTTTATACCAAACTTGTAAATTTTGTCaaacatgaagaagaagaaaaatggctCTACATGTAAAGATAATCATATATGAGAATCAAATCTTACTTCTTCATCATCATCCTCTTCATGATTGCCAGAAGTAGTTCTTGGGATCTCTCCAAAATCATCATTCTTGGCAAATCTTCCTCTAACTCGAGGACGGCTGTCTGCAAGCGTCTTTCGACAGGCATACTGCAGATTTTCTTGCACCATTAGTATTTGTTATGGCTAATGTATAACAGAAACTTGCATATTGGAAAGAAGAGAAGACATGAAAAATAAGTATGATTGAAATGAGAGAGACAACCTTGATTTTCTTGCTGAAGTTCCTTTCATTCCTTTTCTTCATGTATCTGTGgatcttttctttcctttgttcAACTGAGAGCTTCCCTACTTTGAATGTTTGGTCTCCCATATTTGGAATATCAGTTGTTAAAGAAGTAGAATTCCCAGCTCCACCCATCAATTTTTGAGACTCAGTACCAAGTGCCTTTTTCAAGAGAAATGAGaataaaataaatgttacaaACTGACTTTCTTCTATAGCAAAATACAACACCTAATCCTGTATCTTTTTTGAATTAGTTATAACATGATTGGGAGCATTATATTCTACCATAAAGCCAATAGTTTCTTGCTTTTTTACTAATGCAAGTGAATCAAAAAGTTCAAGAACAGCATAAAAGTGTGCTTTAGTCAAGCCTAAAGGACTCTTTTGTTGTGTGTATGAGCTTTTGTACTAAACCTCTGTCTTTAGAATTTGAAAGAGATATAATTAAGCATAAAGTATATGTTTTCATTTGTTGTGAAGACAAATGTGAGCAAATGGTACCTGAAGTTCACCAGCATTGAAAACCCTCTGCATAGTATCAGTACAGTAAAGTCCAGAAGTGTCTCCTTGATAATCCAACTCTTGTGGTTGCAGCTCAGAAGCCATGAGAATACTGGTATTGAAAATCCCAGAACTGTCAACAGACAAGGCAGCAGCATTCATGGCCCCTGAAGGCAAGTATGTTCCCATGGCAGGGCCAAGGAAAGAGCAGGAAGGAGAAGAAGGGTTGAGAGGCACATAAGAAGGCACTGAAGACAAGCAATCCTCTTCGAAAACTGATGGCAAAGAAGCCGACATAAGAGGGCCAACTGAGTCTACAGGGTACTGTACTGAAAATCCATCAACAACAGAATCTGCCAATGATATCTGTGGCTGTATTGAAGAGAAATCAAATTGGTCTTGTTGAGTTCCAAGGATTAATTGAGGGACAGAAAAGGAAGGGGATGGAGAGAAGTCAATTGAGGCTGATATGTCATTGTCCATTTCTTCTTGTGAATCAAATATGATTGAGATATTGTTACTATTGTTAGTGGTGTTGGTGTTGGTGTTGGTGTTAGTGCTAGTGGCCGTGGGGATCGAGCCAGCCTCGGCTGTGCTAGTGTTGCCATTGTTATCAGCATAGCCAGTGAACTTTTCAATATCCTGAGGCAGTGATAGATTTGGTGCATAGGATGAGTTCTCTTCATAGCAACAATTTGAGCAAGAAGTAACCTCATCAGAATTCTGAAGGGTCTCAGGAAATAGTTCATGATCACAGAACTCAAAAATCTGAGCACTTAAGTGGCTGGAAATATCGTCCTGCAAAATAGCATATTCAAAAACATCAACACAACCATCTAACAgtaacatatacataacatttAAAGTCTTATCATCAATTTATACTCTGACCTTTGCTTTAAGCAAACGAGAAGTATAATTCTTCATATTTCTTACTATGGGGGGTCCCCAAATCCAAACTAGAACAACTCTTTCTACCTATCTCTCatgaaagaaaataagaaaaaagaaacaTCATGACATTCTGTTGTTTACCAAGTTATTGGTCTGGTTTCCATTAACCAATCTTCCATGTCGATTAGTGATCAATTCGGTATTTTGTGTTCAAAAATAGAAAGGTGTGACTTTGTGTCCCATGTGACATGTAGGACATGTTTTAGCAAAAAATCAATGGTACAAGCAAAGAAGGGGAGCTCATGCAATGTTGGTTCTGTTCAATTTATAGAAACAGCTTAGTTTGAACAAACATTTGGAATTGAAAAGCACTACAATAAAAGAACTACAGCCAATTTCGTTTTCCATGTTAAATGCTTCTTCTTCATAAAGGCTTTCTCACCCATCTAAATGAACATAAAACGAATCAAGATTAAGACAGCTTATATCAGAAGCATATAAAGCTAACATTATTCCACAATAATCAAAGTAGAAATTAACTATCAAGGACAATCCCCGATTAGATTAGATAATTCTATAGTGTAATGGTGCTATTTGAAAATGACATTTAAGTGGGCATATTTGAtactagagaaagagagagagaaagaaagaaagaaagaatgaaAAAACTTGTTCAAAGAAATGAATATGTACTTTTTCCGTAATTGTATTATTGGGTTGCAGATATTTGATAGCAACTGCTAAGGCATTCTCTTTTGACTTGGTCTTAACTCAATCATCGGACAAATTCTTTTGGAGATGTGAAATCTTCTTACATAAGTTATGGCTTAATAATTATTGGTCCCAAAATTCAGTGTAATTTtccagagaaaaaaaaaatgtaagaacATTGTATTGCACTATTTACCAAAGTGGGAGTTTATATCACCAGATTTTGAACTTTTAGAGGAATCccatttgaaaaagaaaaaaaagcataTGAAGGAAAAGTTCTAGAGCCAAAAAGATaagagaaaacaaaaacaaaaaagaagagaaagagaaggaaaaaagGTTGTAAAATAAAACTTCATGCGCACTTGACTCAACTTTAAACAAAGCCTTTTTCTTTTCAATCTCAGTAATCATTtccaaaacaacacaaaatgCATACAATGATTTTCTAAGCAATATTTAATCAAAGCCCACATATAAATACACATACttcaacaacaagaaattaaaaaatatatttatatatatacaaagcACAAACGACCCAAGTTCAGAATCACCCCAACAAAAACAAAGAACCAAATAATAATCATAACCATAAACCAAAAAAGATTATTGCTTTGCATGCATGGAaccaaaaaaaacaaaacaaaagaagacATTTTTAAAGGTAGAAAATTACAGCAACGGGAAGCATCTCCGGCTGATGAACCACGTCCTGCAACATGggcttctttcttcttcttcttctttgttttttttttgggtttttttttctttggtgggTGTTAATTGTTGAAAACCAACTCTCTTAAAATAGCAAAAAAAAGGTGTATAGCAGTAACAATATTAATTCAAAGCGTTTTCTCCTCTCCTCTGTTTCGAGCTCGAAATAATGTGGAAAGTATAACAAAAACCAGTGCTTATTGTTCTTCAACGTAAACAAACCAACCGAACAAAGACAGAAGAGAGAGGAAAAGGAGGTGACAAAGAGTAACAGTTCATATACAGATACCTATATAGTTGCGAACACAGGGCATATTTGGATGATGCtatgtatgtatttatatatatatgtgtgtgtgtgtgtttatatatgtatgtgtgtgtgtcCGTAACCAGGCCGTACCGTACGTCGGTCTTAGCAATGGGCACTAATCTTTTGGGAGCAAAGGGGTCAACCCGAGCCTCACGCCTCACCACTACACTGGGTCTCACCTCTATTCACTGTGTCCACGTGGCATAATCTCATTCGTTGAAGCT
It encodes the following:
- the LOC133819663 gene encoding uncharacterized protein LOC133819663 isoform X2, yielding MKNYTSRLLKAKDDISSHLSAQIFEFCDHELFPETLQNSDEVTSCSNCCYEENSSYAPNLSLPQDIEKFTGYADNNGNTSTAEAGSIPTATSTNTNTNTNTTNNSNNISIIFDSQEEMDNDISASIDFSPSPSFSVPQLILGTQQDQFDFSSIQPQISLADSVVDGFSVQYPVDSVGPLMSASLPSVFEEDCLSSVPSYVPLNPSSPSCSFLGPAMGTYLPSGAMNAAALSVDSSGIFNTSILMASELQPQELDYQGDTSGLYCTDTMQRVFNAGELQALGTESQKLMGGAGNSTSLTTDIPNMGDQTFKVGKLSVEQRKEKIHRYMKKRNERNFSKKIKYACRKTLADSRPRVRGRFAKNDDFGEIPRTTSGNHEEDDDEEVVVKEEDDMVDSSDIFAHISGVNSFKCNYPIQSWI
- the LOC133819663 gene encoding uncharacterized protein LOC133819663 isoform X1: MLQDVVHQPEMLPVADDISSHLSAQIFEFCDHELFPETLQNSDEVTSCSNCCYEENSSYAPNLSLPQDIEKFTGYADNNGNTSTAEAGSIPTATSTNTNTNTNTTNNSNNISIIFDSQEEMDNDISASIDFSPSPSFSVPQLILGTQQDQFDFSSIQPQISLADSVVDGFSVQYPVDSVGPLMSASLPSVFEEDCLSSVPSYVPLNPSSPSCSFLGPAMGTYLPSGAMNAAALSVDSSGIFNTSILMASELQPQELDYQGDTSGLYCTDTMQRVFNAGELQALGTESQKLMGGAGNSTSLTTDIPNMGDQTFKVGKLSVEQRKEKIHRYMKKRNERNFSKKIKYACRKTLADSRPRVRGRFAKNDDFGEIPRTTSGNHEEDDDEEVVVKEEDDMVDSSDIFAHISGVNSFKCNYPIQSWI